From one Ctenopharyngodon idella isolate HZGC_01 chromosome 15, HZGC01, whole genome shotgun sequence genomic stretch:
- the LOC127495847 gene encoding ectonucleoside triphosphate diphosphohydrolase 8-like, which produces MAEIGIKVKVILLGAAVVTVTLMTLIALILSLANHQTLNRPYLTQYGIVLDASSNHTALFLYQRLGYKENETGIISQKLSCDVEGGGISSYDQNPPAAGESLKKCLDVAKAAIPEGQWKATPAYLGATAGMRLLGLQNQSLANRILEEVAKTIQSYPFDFRGARIIDDKEEGAFGWITINYLLESFVKHTFEGFWIHPKAGKIVGALDLGGASTQISFTPIDPVKGPNSTSNFTLYGYKYEVYTHSYLCYGMDQALKKLQAYLHKTAGASSAVNNPCYPKGYIVSVTLAELYNSPCVEKPINFNPNAKVTFSGTGNSPSCLSSIENIINLTDCALSPDCGFNGVYQPPVNGEFYAFSSYFHIFNFLGLTPKAELTQVLSTIETHCNKDLSTLVVENPSINVKTLRDYCASANYIMTILLKGYKFSSNTWNQITFEKQVADVDIGWTLGYMLNLTNVIPSESPGAVTGVVHSQWAAQTFFIVFVLFLSLLIIVILVLFTRLPSTA; this is translated from the exons ATGGCAGAAATAGGAATTAAGGTGAAAGTGATCTTATTGGGTGCTGCAGTGGTGACCGTAACTTTAATGACTCTCATCGCTTTGATTCTCTCTCTTGCTAATCATCAGACTTTGAATCGGCCATACTTAACACAG TATGGGATTGTGCTTGATGCCAGCTCCAATCACACGGCGCTCTTCCTGTACCAAAGGCTGGGGTACAAAGAGAACGAAACTGGAATAATCTCACAGAAACTGAGCTGTGATGTGGAGG gtGGTGGCATTTCGAGCTATGACCAGAACCCCCCGGCAGCTGGAGAGAGTCTTAAGAAATGCTTGGATGTTGCCAAGGCAGCAATCCCAGAAGGCCAGTGGAAGGCTACACCTGCTTACCTTGGTGCTACTGCTGGCATGCGGCTTCTTGg ATTACAGAATCAAAGTCTAGCAAACAGAATCCTGGAAGAAGTCGCCAAAACAATCCAAAGTTATCCCTTTGATTTCCGAGGGGCCAGAATAATCGATGACAAGGAAGAGGGGGCTTTTGGCTGGATCACCATCAACTACCTCTTGGAGAGCTTTGTCAAG CACACATTTGAGGGCTTTTGGATCCACCCCAAAGCAGGAAAGATTGTTGGAGCTCTAGATCTCGGTGGCGCATCAACACAAATTTCATTCACCCCAATAGACCCAGTGAAAGGCCCCAATTCTACTTCAAATTTCACGCTCTATGGGTACAAGTATGAGGTGTACACACACAGCTACTTGTGCTACGGCATGGACCAGGCTTTGAAGAAGCTTCAGGCCTACCTTCACAAG ACTGCTGGGGCATCATCTGCCGTCAATAACCCATGCTACCCCAAAGGATATATAGTCAGTGTTACTCTGGCTGAACTTTACAACTCCCCTTGTGTGGAGAAACCAATCAATTTTAACCCCAATGCTAAAGTCACTTTCTCAGGAACGGGTAATTCGCCCTCCTGTCTTTCTTCAATTGAGAACATAATTAACCTCACAGACTGTGCCTTATCACCAGACTGTGGTTTCAACGGTGTCTATCAGCCTCCTGTCAATGGCGAATTCTAT GCTTTTTCCTCATACTTCCACATCTTCAACTTTCTTGGTCTTACGCCAAAAGCTGAACTGACACAGGTTCTTTCCACTATTGAGACTCACTGCAACAAAGACTTGAGCACT CTTGTTGTTGAAAACCCATCCATTAATGTAAAAACTCTGAGGGATTATTGTGCTTCTGCAAATTATATTATGACTATTCTTCTGAAAGGATACAAGTTCAGTAGTAACACCTGGAATCAAATCACTTTTGAGAAACAG GTAGCAGACGTAGATATCGGGTGGACGTTGGGCTACATGCTGAACCTGACCAACGTGATTCCCTCTGAAAGCCCCGGAGCGGTGACAGGTGTGGTGCACAGTCAATGGGCAGCTCAGACTTTCTTCATCGTATTTGTCCTCTTCCTCAGTCTACTTATTATAGTCATCCTGGTTTTGTTCACAAGGTTGCCATCAACAGCGTAA